In a genomic window of Nyctibius grandis isolate bNycGra1 chromosome 4, bNycGra1.pri, whole genome shotgun sequence:
- the ZDHHC16 gene encoding palmitoyltransferase ZDHHC16 isoform X2: protein MQRASPVTAAPRPPGVWAQLPLLCILVQGEGEAPALLCRHASGRVGAGSCPTGISMSGRGDPSRGTSRQRGGLPMLSSSPRRRGVAGMRSRQRMFAAVMRLLLKCLRLGRRRRFKLVRQAEQLWHYGHLCLRSLLYNSFTNSDVVLDSLFEPVYWLVDHVTRWFGVVFVALVIGLTSSIVAIVYICLLPLILQTYTPAWICWHLAYGHWNLIMIVFHYYMAITTSPGHPPQEMHCPQASSHPPLQHLQQVRAEDGPPLPLAKQLRGTLQPPLLLLLLPLHDHGLHLLQHQWLGDVPGRLRSHRDVLPDPATHLLLPPASFPQERGLPLGPVQLGGIGPGCPHAVACRPHHPWGNQHRAAHQQEGEAEAAEERQGERSPQSRRAGGGRARHEVRVPGLQVFRNPYSYGGWDNWKVFLGVDVPRHWFTRVLLPSPHLPHGTGLSWDLPPCVTKQRAPLLAI, encoded by the exons ATGCAGAGAGCCAGCCCAGTGACAGCGGCCCCACGGCCTCCAGGAGTCTGGGCTCAGCTCCCCCTGCTCTGCATCCTTGTGCAGGGCGAAGGAgaggccccagccctgctgtgcagGCACGCGTCCGGCAGAGTCGGCGCAGGGAGCTGCCCGACTGGCATCAGCATGTCCGGGAGGGGAGACCCTTCCCGAGGGACATCCAGGCAGCGGGGTGGCCTGCCCATGCTAAGCTCCTCTCCCCGCAGGCGTGGCGTGGCAGGGATGAGGAGCCGGCAGCGGATGTTCGCGGCGGTGATGCGCCTGCTCCTCAAGTGCCTGCGGctgggccggcggcggcggttTAAGCTGGTGCGGCAAGCGGAGCAGCTGTGGCACTACGGGCACCTCTGCCTCCGCTCCCTGCTCTACAACTCCTTCACCAACAGCGACGTGGTGCTCGACTCCCTCTTCGAGCCCGTCTACTGGCTGGTGGACCACGTCACCCGGTGGTTCGGCGTG GTGTTTGTGGCACTGGTGATCGGGCTGACGAGCTCCATTGTGGCCATCGTGTACAtctgcctcctgcccctcaTCCTGCAGACCTACACACCTGCCTGGATCTGCTGGCACCTCGCCTATGGACACTGGAACCTCATCATGATCGTCTTCCACTACTACATGGCCATCACCACCTCACCCGGGCACCCACCACAG GAAATGCATTGCCCCCAAGCCAGCTCGCACCCACCACTGCAGCATCTGCAACAG gtGCGTGCTGAAGATGGACCACCACTGCC CCTGGCTAAACAACTGCGTGGGACACTACAACCACCGCTACTTCTTCTCCTTTTGCCTCTTCATGACCATGGGCTGCATCTACTGCAGCATCAGTGGCTGGGAGATGTTCCGGGACGCCTACGCAGCCATCGAG ACGTACTACCAGACCCCGCCACCCACCTTCTCCTTCCGCCAGCGAGCTTTCCACAAGAGCGTGGTCTACCTCTGGGTCCTGTGCAG CTCGGTGGCATTGGCCCTGGGTGCCCTCACGCTGTGGCATGCCGCCCTCATCACCCGTGGGGAAACCAGCATCGAGCGGCACATCAACaagaaggagaggcagaggctgcagaagAAAGGCAAGGTGAGCGCAGCCCACAGAGCAGGAGGGCCGGCGGGGGCAGAGCCAGACATGAGGTGCGTGTCCCTGGCCTGCAGGTTTTCAGGAACCCCTACAGTTACGGCGGCTGGGATAACTGGAAGGTGTTCCTGGGCGTGGACGTGCCAAG GCACTGGTTCACCCGCGTCCTGCTGCCCTCTCCTCACCTGCCCCATGGAACAGGACTGAGCTGGGACCTGCCACCCTGCGTGACCAAGCAGCGTGCCCCTCTCCTGGCCATTTGa
- the ZDHHC16 gene encoding palmitoyltransferase ZDHHC16 isoform X8: protein MQRASPVTAAPRPPGVWAQLPLLCILVQGEGEAPALLCRHASGRVGAGSCPTGISMSGRGDPSRGTSRQRGGLPMLSSSPRRRGVAGMRSRQRMFAAVMRLLLKCLRLGRRRRFKLVRQAEQLWHYGHLCLRSLLYNSFTNSDVVLDSLFEPVYWLVDHVTRWFGVVFVALVIGLTSSIVAIVYICLLPLILQTYTPAWICWHLAYGHWNLIMIVFHYYMAITTSPGHPPQEMHCPQASSHPPLQHLQQTYYQTPPPTFSFRQRAFHKSVVYLWVLCSSVALALGALTLWHAALITRGETSIERHINKKERQRLQKKGKVSAAHRAGGPAGAEPDMRCVSLACRFSGTPTVTAAGITGRCSWAWTCQGTGSPASCCPLLTCPMEQD, encoded by the exons ATGCAGAGAGCCAGCCCAGTGACAGCGGCCCCACGGCCTCCAGGAGTCTGGGCTCAGCTCCCCCTGCTCTGCATCCTTGTGCAGGGCGAAGGAgaggccccagccctgctgtgcagGCACGCGTCCGGCAGAGTCGGCGCAGGGAGCTGCCCGACTGGCATCAGCATGTCCGGGAGGGGAGACCCTTCCCGAGGGACATCCAGGCAGCGGGGTGGCCTGCCCATGCTAAGCTCCTCTCCCCGCAGGCGTGGCGTGGCAGGGATGAGGAGCCGGCAGCGGATGTTCGCGGCGGTGATGCGCCTGCTCCTCAAGTGCCTGCGGctgggccggcggcggcggttTAAGCTGGTGCGGCAAGCGGAGCAGCTGTGGCACTACGGGCACCTCTGCCTCCGCTCCCTGCTCTACAACTCCTTCACCAACAGCGACGTGGTGCTCGACTCCCTCTTCGAGCCCGTCTACTGGCTGGTGGACCACGTCACCCGGTGGTTCGGCGTG GTGTTTGTGGCACTGGTGATCGGGCTGACGAGCTCCATTGTGGCCATCGTGTACAtctgcctcctgcccctcaTCCTGCAGACCTACACACCTGCCTGGATCTGCTGGCACCTCGCCTATGGACACTGGAACCTCATCATGATCGTCTTCCACTACTACATGGCCATCACCACCTCACCCGGGCACCCACCACAG GAAATGCATTGCCCCCAAGCCAGCTCGCACCCACCACTGCAGCATCTGCAACAG ACGTACTACCAGACCCCGCCACCCACCTTCTCCTTCCGCCAGCGAGCTTTCCACAAGAGCGTGGTCTACCTCTGGGTCCTGTGCAG CTCGGTGGCATTGGCCCTGGGTGCCCTCACGCTGTGGCATGCCGCCCTCATCACCCGTGGGGAAACCAGCATCGAGCGGCACATCAACaagaaggagaggcagaggctgcagaagAAAGGCAAGGTGAGCGCAGCCCACAGAGCAGGAGGGCCGGCGGGGGCAGAGCCAGACATGAGGTGCGTGTCCCTGGCCTGCAGGTTTTCAGGAACCCCTACAGTTACGGCGGCTGGGATAACTGGAAGGTGTTCCTGGGCGTGGACGTGCCAAG GCACTGGTTCACCCGCGTCCTGCTGCCCTCTCCTCACCTGCCCCATGGAACAGGACTGA
- the ZDHHC16 gene encoding palmitoyltransferase ZDHHC16 isoform X4, giving the protein MQRASPVTAAPRPPGVWAQLPLLCILVQGEGEAPALLCRHASGRVGAGSCPTGISMSGRGDPSRGTSRQRGGLPMLSSSPRRRGVAGMRSRQRMFAAVMRLLLKCLRLGRRRRFKLVRQAEQLWHYGHLCLRSLLYNSFTNSDVVLDSLFEPVYWLVDHVTRWFGVVFVALVIGLTSSIVAIVYICLLPLILQTYTPAWICWHLAYGHWNLIMIVFHYYMAITTSPGHPPQAKDDLTGVSICRKCIAPKPARTHHCSICNRCVLKMDHHCPWLNNCVGHYNHRYFFSFCLFMTMGCIYCSISGWEMFRDAYAAIETYYQTPPPTFSFRQRAFHKSVVYLWVLCSSVALALGALTLWHAALITRGETSIERHINKKERQRLQKKGKVFRNPYSYGGWDNWKVFLGVDVPRHWFTRVLLPSPHLPHGTGLSWDLPPCVTKQRAPLLAI; this is encoded by the exons ATGCAGAGAGCCAGCCCAGTGACAGCGGCCCCACGGCCTCCAGGAGTCTGGGCTCAGCTCCCCCTGCTCTGCATCCTTGTGCAGGGCGAAGGAgaggccccagccctgctgtgcagGCACGCGTCCGGCAGAGTCGGCGCAGGGAGCTGCCCGACTGGCATCAGCATGTCCGGGAGGGGAGACCCTTCCCGAGGGACATCCAGGCAGCGGGGTGGCCTGCCCATGCTAAGCTCCTCTCCCCGCAGGCGTGGCGTGGCAGGGATGAGGAGCCGGCAGCGGATGTTCGCGGCGGTGATGCGCCTGCTCCTCAAGTGCCTGCGGctgggccggcggcggcggttTAAGCTGGTGCGGCAAGCGGAGCAGCTGTGGCACTACGGGCACCTCTGCCTCCGCTCCCTGCTCTACAACTCCTTCACCAACAGCGACGTGGTGCTCGACTCCCTCTTCGAGCCCGTCTACTGGCTGGTGGACCACGTCACCCGGTGGTTCGGCGTG GTGTTTGTGGCACTGGTGATCGGGCTGACGAGCTCCATTGTGGCCATCGTGTACAtctgcctcctgcccctcaTCCTGCAGACCTACACACCTGCCTGGATCTGCTGGCACCTCGCCTATGGACACTGGAACCTCATCATGATCGTCTTCCACTACTACATGGCCATCACCACCTCACCCGGGCACCCACCACAG GCCAAGGACGATCTCACCGGCGTCTCCATCTGCAGGAAATGCATTGCCCCCAAGCCAGCTCGCACCCACCACTGCAGCATCTGCAACAG gtGCGTGCTGAAGATGGACCACCACTGCC CCTGGCTAAACAACTGCGTGGGACACTACAACCACCGCTACTTCTTCTCCTTTTGCCTCTTCATGACCATGGGCTGCATCTACTGCAGCATCAGTGGCTGGGAGATGTTCCGGGACGCCTACGCAGCCATCGAG ACGTACTACCAGACCCCGCCACCCACCTTCTCCTTCCGCCAGCGAGCTTTCCACAAGAGCGTGGTCTACCTCTGGGTCCTGTGCAG CTCGGTGGCATTGGCCCTGGGTGCCCTCACGCTGTGGCATGCCGCCCTCATCACCCGTGGGGAAACCAGCATCGAGCGGCACATCAACaagaaggagaggcagaggctgcagaagAAAGGCAAG GTTTTCAGGAACCCCTACAGTTACGGCGGCTGGGATAACTGGAAGGTGTTCCTGGGCGTGGACGTGCCAAG GCACTGGTTCACCCGCGTCCTGCTGCCCTCTCCTCACCTGCCCCATGGAACAGGACTGAGCTGGGACCTGCCACCCTGCGTGACCAAGCAGCGTGCCCCTCTCCTGGCCATTTGa
- the ZDHHC16 gene encoding palmitoyltransferase ZDHHC16 isoform X10 has protein sequence MQRASPVTAAPRPPGVWAQLPLLCILVQGEGEAPALLCRHASGRVGAGSCPTGISMSGRGDPSRGTSRQRGGLPMLSSSPRRRGVAGMRSRQRMFAAVMRLLLKCLRLGRRRRFKLVRQAEQLWHYGHLCLRSLLYNSFTNSDVVLDSLFEPVYWLVDHVTRWFGVVFVALVIGLTSSIVAIVYICLLPLILQTYTPAWICWHLAYGHWNLIMIVFHYYMAITTSPGHPPQAKDDLTGVSICRKCIAPKPARTHHCSICNRRTTRPRHPPSPSASELSTRAWSTSGSCAARWHWPWVPSRCGMPPSSPVGKPASSGTSTRRRGRGCRRKARFSGTPTVTAAGITGRCSWAWTCQGTGSPASCCPLLTCPMEQD, from the exons ATGCAGAGAGCCAGCCCAGTGACAGCGGCCCCACGGCCTCCAGGAGTCTGGGCTCAGCTCCCCCTGCTCTGCATCCTTGTGCAGGGCGAAGGAgaggccccagccctgctgtgcagGCACGCGTCCGGCAGAGTCGGCGCAGGGAGCTGCCCGACTGGCATCAGCATGTCCGGGAGGGGAGACCCTTCCCGAGGGACATCCAGGCAGCGGGGTGGCCTGCCCATGCTAAGCTCCTCTCCCCGCAGGCGTGGCGTGGCAGGGATGAGGAGCCGGCAGCGGATGTTCGCGGCGGTGATGCGCCTGCTCCTCAAGTGCCTGCGGctgggccggcggcggcggttTAAGCTGGTGCGGCAAGCGGAGCAGCTGTGGCACTACGGGCACCTCTGCCTCCGCTCCCTGCTCTACAACTCCTTCACCAACAGCGACGTGGTGCTCGACTCCCTCTTCGAGCCCGTCTACTGGCTGGTGGACCACGTCACCCGGTGGTTCGGCGTG GTGTTTGTGGCACTGGTGATCGGGCTGACGAGCTCCATTGTGGCCATCGTGTACAtctgcctcctgcccctcaTCCTGCAGACCTACACACCTGCCTGGATCTGCTGGCACCTCGCCTATGGACACTGGAACCTCATCATGATCGTCTTCCACTACTACATGGCCATCACCACCTCACCCGGGCACCCACCACAG GCCAAGGACGATCTCACCGGCGTCTCCATCTGCAGGAAATGCATTGCCCCCAAGCCAGCTCGCACCCACCACTGCAGCATCTGCAACAG ACGTACTACCAGACCCCGCCACCCACCTTCTCCTTCCGCCAGCGAGCTTTCCACAAGAGCGTGGTCTACCTCTGGGTCCTGTGCAG CTCGGTGGCATTGGCCCTGGGTGCCCTCACGCTGTGGCATGCCGCCCTCATCACCCGTGGGGAAACCAGCATCGAGCGGCACATCAACaagaaggagaggcagaggctgcagaagAAAGGCAAG GTTTTCAGGAACCCCTACAGTTACGGCGGCTGGGATAACTGGAAGGTGTTCCTGGGCGTGGACGTGCCAAG GCACTGGTTCACCCGCGTCCTGCTGCCCTCTCCTCACCTGCCCCATGGAACAGGACTGA
- the ZDHHC16 gene encoding palmitoyltransferase ZDHHC16 isoform X1, with protein MQRASPVTAAPRPPGVWAQLPLLCILVQGEGEAPALLCRHASGRVGAGSCPTGISMSGRGDPSRGTSRQRGGLPMLSSSPRRRGVAGMRSRQRMFAAVMRLLLKCLRLGRRRRFKLVRQAEQLWHYGHLCLRSLLYNSFTNSDVVLDSLFEPVYWLVDHVTRWFGVVFVALVIGLTSSIVAIVYICLLPLILQTYTPAWICWHLAYGHWNLIMIVFHYYMAITTSPGHPPQAKDDLTGVSICRKCIAPKPARTHHCSICNRCVLKMDHHCPWLNNCVGHYNHRYFFSFCLFMTMGCIYCSISGWEMFRDAYAAIERMKLLEKERLQVAANQTYYQTPPPTFSFRQRAFHKSVVYLWVLCSSVALALGALTLWHAALITRGETSIERHINKKERQRLQKKGKVFRNPYSYGGWDNWKVFLGVDVPRHWFTRVLLPSPHLPHGTGLSWDLPPCVTKQRAPLLAI; from the exons ATGCAGAGAGCCAGCCCAGTGACAGCGGCCCCACGGCCTCCAGGAGTCTGGGCTCAGCTCCCCCTGCTCTGCATCCTTGTGCAGGGCGAAGGAgaggccccagccctgctgtgcagGCACGCGTCCGGCAGAGTCGGCGCAGGGAGCTGCCCGACTGGCATCAGCATGTCCGGGAGGGGAGACCCTTCCCGAGGGACATCCAGGCAGCGGGGTGGCCTGCCCATGCTAAGCTCCTCTCCCCGCAGGCGTGGCGTGGCAGGGATGAGGAGCCGGCAGCGGATGTTCGCGGCGGTGATGCGCCTGCTCCTCAAGTGCCTGCGGctgggccggcggcggcggttTAAGCTGGTGCGGCAAGCGGAGCAGCTGTGGCACTACGGGCACCTCTGCCTCCGCTCCCTGCTCTACAACTCCTTCACCAACAGCGACGTGGTGCTCGACTCCCTCTTCGAGCCCGTCTACTGGCTGGTGGACCACGTCACCCGGTGGTTCGGCGTG GTGTTTGTGGCACTGGTGATCGGGCTGACGAGCTCCATTGTGGCCATCGTGTACAtctgcctcctgcccctcaTCCTGCAGACCTACACACCTGCCTGGATCTGCTGGCACCTCGCCTATGGACACTGGAACCTCATCATGATCGTCTTCCACTACTACATGGCCATCACCACCTCACCCGGGCACCCACCACAG GCCAAGGACGATCTCACCGGCGTCTCCATCTGCAGGAAATGCATTGCCCCCAAGCCAGCTCGCACCCACCACTGCAGCATCTGCAACAG gtGCGTGCTGAAGATGGACCACCACTGCC CCTGGCTAAACAACTGCGTGGGACACTACAACCACCGCTACTTCTTCTCCTTTTGCCTCTTCATGACCATGGGCTGCATCTACTGCAGCATCAGTGGCTGGGAGATGTTCCGGGACGCCTACGCAGCCATCGAG AGAATGAAACTGCTTGAGAAGGAGAGACTGCAGGTGGCTGCCAACCAG ACGTACTACCAGACCCCGCCACCCACCTTCTCCTTCCGCCAGCGAGCTTTCCACAAGAGCGTGGTCTACCTCTGGGTCCTGTGCAG CTCGGTGGCATTGGCCCTGGGTGCCCTCACGCTGTGGCATGCCGCCCTCATCACCCGTGGGGAAACCAGCATCGAGCGGCACATCAACaagaaggagaggcagaggctgcagaagAAAGGCAAG GTTTTCAGGAACCCCTACAGTTACGGCGGCTGGGATAACTGGAAGGTGTTCCTGGGCGTGGACGTGCCAAG GCACTGGTTCACCCGCGTCCTGCTGCCCTCTCCTCACCTGCCCCATGGAACAGGACTGAGCTGGGACCTGCCACCCTGCGTGACCAAGCAGCGTGCCCCTCTCCTGGCCATTTGa
- the ZDHHC16 gene encoding palmitoyltransferase ZDHHC16 isoform X5, producing MQRASPVTAAPRPPGVWAQLPLLCILVQGEGEAPALLCRHASGRVGAGSCPTGISMSGRGDPSRGTSRQRGGLPMLSSSPRRRGVAGMRSRQRMFAAVMRLLLKCLRLGRRRRFKLVRQAEQLWHYGHLCLRSLLYNSFTNSDVVLDSLFEPVYWLVDHVTRWFGVVFVALVIGLTSSIVAIVYICLLPLILQTYTPAWICWHLAYGHWNLIMIVFHYYMAITTSPGHPPQEMHCPQASSHPPLQHLQQVRAEDGPPLPLAKQLRGTLQPPLLLLLLPLHDHGLHLLQHQWLGDVPGRLRSHRDVLPDPATHLLLPPASFPQERGLPLGPVQLGGIGPGCPHAVACRPHHPWGNQHRAAHQQEGEAEAAEERFSGTPTVTAAGITGRCSWAWTCQGTGSPASCCPLLTCPMEQD from the exons ATGCAGAGAGCCAGCCCAGTGACAGCGGCCCCACGGCCTCCAGGAGTCTGGGCTCAGCTCCCCCTGCTCTGCATCCTTGTGCAGGGCGAAGGAgaggccccagccctgctgtgcagGCACGCGTCCGGCAGAGTCGGCGCAGGGAGCTGCCCGACTGGCATCAGCATGTCCGGGAGGGGAGACCCTTCCCGAGGGACATCCAGGCAGCGGGGTGGCCTGCCCATGCTAAGCTCCTCTCCCCGCAGGCGTGGCGTGGCAGGGATGAGGAGCCGGCAGCGGATGTTCGCGGCGGTGATGCGCCTGCTCCTCAAGTGCCTGCGGctgggccggcggcggcggttTAAGCTGGTGCGGCAAGCGGAGCAGCTGTGGCACTACGGGCACCTCTGCCTCCGCTCCCTGCTCTACAACTCCTTCACCAACAGCGACGTGGTGCTCGACTCCCTCTTCGAGCCCGTCTACTGGCTGGTGGACCACGTCACCCGGTGGTTCGGCGTG GTGTTTGTGGCACTGGTGATCGGGCTGACGAGCTCCATTGTGGCCATCGTGTACAtctgcctcctgcccctcaTCCTGCAGACCTACACACCTGCCTGGATCTGCTGGCACCTCGCCTATGGACACTGGAACCTCATCATGATCGTCTTCCACTACTACATGGCCATCACCACCTCACCCGGGCACCCACCACAG GAAATGCATTGCCCCCAAGCCAGCTCGCACCCACCACTGCAGCATCTGCAACAG gtGCGTGCTGAAGATGGACCACCACTGCC CCTGGCTAAACAACTGCGTGGGACACTACAACCACCGCTACTTCTTCTCCTTTTGCCTCTTCATGACCATGGGCTGCATCTACTGCAGCATCAGTGGCTGGGAGATGTTCCGGGACGCCTACGCAGCCATCGAG ACGTACTACCAGACCCCGCCACCCACCTTCTCCTTCCGCCAGCGAGCTTTCCACAAGAGCGTGGTCTACCTCTGGGTCCTGTGCAG CTCGGTGGCATTGGCCCTGGGTGCCCTCACGCTGTGGCATGCCGCCCTCATCACCCGTGGGGAAACCAGCATCGAGCGGCACATCAACaagaaggagaggcagaggctgcagaagAAAG GTTTTCAGGAACCCCTACAGTTACGGCGGCTGGGATAACTGGAAGGTGTTCCTGGGCGTGGACGTGCCAAG GCACTGGTTCACCCGCGTCCTGCTGCCCTCTCCTCACCTGCCCCATGGAACAGGACTGA
- the ZDHHC16 gene encoding palmitoyltransferase ZDHHC16 isoform X7: MQRASPVTAAPRPPGVWAQLPLLCILVQGEGEAPALLCRHASGRVGAGSCPTGISMSGRGDPSRGTSRQRGGLPMLSSSPRRRGVAGMRSRQRMFAAVMRLLLKCLRLGRRRRFKLVRQAEQLWHYGHLCLRSLLYNSFTNSDVVLDSLFEPVYWLVDHVTRWFGVVFVALVIGLTSSIVAIVYICLLPLILQTYTPAWICWHLAYGHWNLIMIVFHYYMAITTSPGHPPQAKDDLTGVSICRKCIAPKPARTHHCSICNRRTTRPRHPPSPSASELSTRAWSTSGSCAARWHWPWVPSRCGMPPSSPVGKPASSGTSTRRRGRGCRRKVFRNPYSYGGWDNWKVFLGVDVPRHWFTRVLLPSPHLPHGTGLSWDLPPCVTKQRAPLLAI; encoded by the exons ATGCAGAGAGCCAGCCCAGTGACAGCGGCCCCACGGCCTCCAGGAGTCTGGGCTCAGCTCCCCCTGCTCTGCATCCTTGTGCAGGGCGAAGGAgaggccccagccctgctgtgcagGCACGCGTCCGGCAGAGTCGGCGCAGGGAGCTGCCCGACTGGCATCAGCATGTCCGGGAGGGGAGACCCTTCCCGAGGGACATCCAGGCAGCGGGGTGGCCTGCCCATGCTAAGCTCCTCTCCCCGCAGGCGTGGCGTGGCAGGGATGAGGAGCCGGCAGCGGATGTTCGCGGCGGTGATGCGCCTGCTCCTCAAGTGCCTGCGGctgggccggcggcggcggttTAAGCTGGTGCGGCAAGCGGAGCAGCTGTGGCACTACGGGCACCTCTGCCTCCGCTCCCTGCTCTACAACTCCTTCACCAACAGCGACGTGGTGCTCGACTCCCTCTTCGAGCCCGTCTACTGGCTGGTGGACCACGTCACCCGGTGGTTCGGCGTG GTGTTTGTGGCACTGGTGATCGGGCTGACGAGCTCCATTGTGGCCATCGTGTACAtctgcctcctgcccctcaTCCTGCAGACCTACACACCTGCCTGGATCTGCTGGCACCTCGCCTATGGACACTGGAACCTCATCATGATCGTCTTCCACTACTACATGGCCATCACCACCTCACCCGGGCACCCACCACAG GCCAAGGACGATCTCACCGGCGTCTCCATCTGCAGGAAATGCATTGCCCCCAAGCCAGCTCGCACCCACCACTGCAGCATCTGCAACAG ACGTACTACCAGACCCCGCCACCCACCTTCTCCTTCCGCCAGCGAGCTTTCCACAAGAGCGTGGTCTACCTCTGGGTCCTGTGCAG CTCGGTGGCATTGGCCCTGGGTGCCCTCACGCTGTGGCATGCCGCCCTCATCACCCGTGGGGAAACCAGCATCGAGCGGCACATCAACaagaaggagaggcagaggctgcagaagAAAG GTTTTCAGGAACCCCTACAGTTACGGCGGCTGGGATAACTGGAAGGTGTTCCTGGGCGTGGACGTGCCAAG GCACTGGTTCACCCGCGTCCTGCTGCCCTCTCCTCACCTGCCCCATGGAACAGGACTGAGCTGGGACCTGCCACCCTGCGTGACCAAGCAGCGTGCCCCTCTCCTGGCCATTTGa
- the ZDHHC16 gene encoding palmitoyltransferase ZDHHC16 isoform X3, producing MQRASPVTAAPRPPGVWAQLPLLCILVQGEGEAPALLCRHASGRVGAGSCPTGISMSGRGDPSRGTSRQRGGLPMLSSSPRRRGVAGMRSRQRMFAAVMRLLLKCLRLGRRRRFKLVRQAEQLWHYGHLCLRSLLYNSFTNSDVVLDSLFEPVYWLVDHVTRWFGVVFVALVIGLTSSIVAIVYICLLPLILQTYTPAWICWHLAYGHWNLIMIVFHYYMAITTSPGHPPQAKDDLTGVSICRKCIAPKPARTHHCSICNRCVLKMDHHCPWLNNCVGHYNHRYFFSFCLFMTMGCIYCSISGWEMFRDAYAAIETYYQTPPPTFSFRQRAFHKSVVYLWVLCSSVALALGALTLWHAALITRGETSIERHINKKERQRLQKKGKVSAAHRAGGPAGAEPDMRCVSLACRFSGTPTVTAAGITGRCSWAWTCQGTGSPASCCPLLTCPMEQD from the exons ATGCAGAGAGCCAGCCCAGTGACAGCGGCCCCACGGCCTCCAGGAGTCTGGGCTCAGCTCCCCCTGCTCTGCATCCTTGTGCAGGGCGAAGGAgaggccccagccctgctgtgcagGCACGCGTCCGGCAGAGTCGGCGCAGGGAGCTGCCCGACTGGCATCAGCATGTCCGGGAGGGGAGACCCTTCCCGAGGGACATCCAGGCAGCGGGGTGGCCTGCCCATGCTAAGCTCCTCTCCCCGCAGGCGTGGCGTGGCAGGGATGAGGAGCCGGCAGCGGATGTTCGCGGCGGTGATGCGCCTGCTCCTCAAGTGCCTGCGGctgggccggcggcggcggttTAAGCTGGTGCGGCAAGCGGAGCAGCTGTGGCACTACGGGCACCTCTGCCTCCGCTCCCTGCTCTACAACTCCTTCACCAACAGCGACGTGGTGCTCGACTCCCTCTTCGAGCCCGTCTACTGGCTGGTGGACCACGTCACCCGGTGGTTCGGCGTG GTGTTTGTGGCACTGGTGATCGGGCTGACGAGCTCCATTGTGGCCATCGTGTACAtctgcctcctgcccctcaTCCTGCAGACCTACACACCTGCCTGGATCTGCTGGCACCTCGCCTATGGACACTGGAACCTCATCATGATCGTCTTCCACTACTACATGGCCATCACCACCTCACCCGGGCACCCACCACAG GCCAAGGACGATCTCACCGGCGTCTCCATCTGCAGGAAATGCATTGCCCCCAAGCCAGCTCGCACCCACCACTGCAGCATCTGCAACAG gtGCGTGCTGAAGATGGACCACCACTGCC CCTGGCTAAACAACTGCGTGGGACACTACAACCACCGCTACTTCTTCTCCTTTTGCCTCTTCATGACCATGGGCTGCATCTACTGCAGCATCAGTGGCTGGGAGATGTTCCGGGACGCCTACGCAGCCATCGAG ACGTACTACCAGACCCCGCCACCCACCTTCTCCTTCCGCCAGCGAGCTTTCCACAAGAGCGTGGTCTACCTCTGGGTCCTGTGCAG CTCGGTGGCATTGGCCCTGGGTGCCCTCACGCTGTGGCATGCCGCCCTCATCACCCGTGGGGAAACCAGCATCGAGCGGCACATCAACaagaaggagaggcagaggctgcagaagAAAGGCAAGGTGAGCGCAGCCCACAGAGCAGGAGGGCCGGCGGGGGCAGAGCCAGACATGAGGTGCGTGTCCCTGGCCTGCAGGTTTTCAGGAACCCCTACAGTTACGGCGGCTGGGATAACTGGAAGGTGTTCCTGGGCGTGGACGTGCCAAG GCACTGGTTCACCCGCGTCCTGCTGCCCTCTCCTCACCTGCCCCATGGAACAGGACTGA